From a single Ascaphus truei isolate aAscTru1 chromosome 2, aAscTru1.hap1, whole genome shotgun sequence genomic region:
- the LOC142487689 gene encoding metalloreductase STEAP4-like — protein MEKDGSNLIPLSSDFTERRDRICIFGTGDFGRSLGIKMLQRGFSVTFGSRNSSSVSLLPEGAEVLSHAEAAQKSSIIFLAVHREHYSFLTELIEVLEGKIVVDVSNNLKINQYSESNAEYLTQILPRAKVVKAFNTVSAWALQSGTLDASRQVFVCANDSKAKHMVMDIIRAVGLIPQDQGSLLAAKEIENYPLQLFPMWRLPIYICAGLTILVFLYCILTDVVYTAVTEVKDISFRIAISIPNKVFPIVSLMLLALVYLPGVFAAIIQLYLGTKYSRFPDWLDRWMLCRKQLGLVALSYAFLHAIYTLVIPIRYYARHRTSSSIIAQIKNNDTSPFVNMSAWRTDSYIALGILGFFFYFLLGITSLPSVSNTVNWREFRFVQSKLGYLTLVLCTGHALIFGWNKFLNVSRYRWYLPPAYTLSLVVPCIVLVLKLILITPCVDKRITQIRQGWEKSSKMAKETL, from the exons ATGGAAAAAGACGGTTCAAATCTGATACCCTTGAGCTCAGATTTTACAGAAAGGCGTGACCGCATTTGCATTTTTGGAACTGGAGATTTTGGAAGATCACTTGGAATTAAGATGCTCCAGAGGGGCTTTTCTGTAACATTTGGAAGTCGGAATTCCAGTAGTGTCAGCTTACTCCCTGAAGGAGCTGAGGTGCTAAGTCATGCTGAGGCAGCGCAAAAATCCTCCATCATCTTCTTGGCAGTTCACAGAGAGCATTACAGTTTTCTTACTGAGTTAATTGAAGTCTTGGAAGGAAAAATTGTAGTAGATGTCAGTAACAACCTTAAAATAAACCAATACTCTGAATCTAATGCAGAATATCTTACCCAAATTCTACCTAGAGCTAAGGTAGTTAAAGCATTTAATACAGTGTCTGCATGGGCTCTGCAATCAGGTACTTTGGATGCAAGCAGACAG GTTTTTGTGTGTGCAAATGACAGCAAGGCGAAACACATGGTGATGGACATTATACGTGCTGTGGGGCTGATACCACAAGACCAAGGATCCCTTCTGGCAGCTAAAGAAATAGAAAATTACCCTCTACAACTTTTCCCAATGTGGAGACTTCCCATTTACATATGTGCTGGATTGACTATACTTGTTTTTCTTTACTGCATTTTAACTGATGTGGTCTATACCGCTGTCACCGAAGTAAAAGACATTTCATTTCGTATCGCAATTTCAATTCCAAACAAGGTCTTCCCTATTGTTTCACTTATGCTACTGGCCTTGGTTTACCTTCCTGGAGTATTTGCTGCCATTATTCAATTATATCTAGGAACAAAGTACAGCCGTTTCCCTGATTGGCTGGACCGATGGATGTTATGTCGAAAACAGCTTGGGCTAGTAGCCCTGTCATATGCATTTCTGCATGCTATTTATACTCTTGTTATTCCTATTCGCTATTACGCGAGACATAGGACAAGCAGCAGCATCATTGCacag ATAAAAAACAATGACACCAGTCCCTTTGTGAATATGTCCGCTTGGCGTACTGACTCTTACATTGCTCTTGGAATACTAGGATTCTTCTTCTATTTTCTCTTGGGTATAACTTCCTTACCATCTGTCAGCAATACAGTCAACTGGAGGGAGTTTCGATTTGTTCAG TCAAAACTGGGATACCTTACATTGGTGCTGTGCACAGGACATGCCCTGATCTTTGGCTGGAACAAATTCCTTAATGTGTCTAGATACAGGTGGTATCTTCCTCCGGCATATACACTGTCTCTTGTAGTTCCTTGCATTGTGCTGGTCTTAAAGCTCATTCTTATAACTCCATGTGTAGACAAAAGAATTACACAAATCCGTCAAGGATGGGAAAAATCTTCTAAAATGGCAAAAGAGACTTTGTAA